The sequence GTAGCCGTAGCCGCAACCACGGCCGTGGCCGGTCCTACGGGCGCAGCTCCTGGGTGCAGCACTTCACGCTGCCGCCGCCCTTGAGCAGCTCGCCCAGATCCATCGGGACCGGCTCGAACCCCCGGTCCCGCAGCGGCTCCAGCAGGCCGGTCGCCGCCTGCGGGAGCAGGACGTGCAGGCCGTCGGAGACCGCGTTCAGGCCGAGGGCGGCCGCGTCGCGGCCGTCGGCGATCAGGGCGTCCGGGAACAGCCGCCTGAGCACTCCCCGACTGCCGGGCGAGAAGGCCTCCGGGTAGTACATGATCTCGTCGCCGTCGAGGACGCTGAGCGCCGTGTCCAGGTGGTAGTAGCGCGGGTCCACCAGGTCGAGGCCGATGACCGGGCGGCCGAAGAACTCCTGGGCCTCGTCGTGCGAGAGCGGACTGGAGCGGAAGCCCCGGCCGGCCAGGATGTAGTGCTCGGTGACCGCGAAGTCCCCCTCCCCCTCGTTGACGTGGGAGGGTTCGTGGATGTCCGTGTAGCCGTTGCCGCGGAACCAGTCGAGGTGCCGCTCGGCCTCGGCGGTCCGTTCCGGGTAGGCGAACCGGGCCCCGAGGACCCGGCCGTCGACGACGAGGGCCCCGTTCGCCGCGAAGACCATGTCGGGCAGGGCGGGGTCGGGTTCGAGGGTTTCGACGATGTGGCCGAGGGAGCGGTAACGGTCCCTCAGGTCTTCCCACTGGGCCAGTGCGAGGGGCAGGTCCACCGGTTTCGTGGGATCCATCCACGGATTGATGGAGTACGTGACCTTGAAGTGTGCGGGTGGGCACATCAGGTAGCGCCGGGGTGTGGCGTCTCTGCGCAAAGAAGGCTCCTCACGACTTTCACGACTCGGGACGAGTGCTGGAGAGAATCGTCTCTCCTCCACCTGGACAGCACAGTGAACTGATTGGGTGGTTTACGCAAACCTGGAAAAAGACGAGACGTCTCGCTTTGGTAATTTCGGGCCATGCCCAAGACCCCTGACGCCACCCGCCGCAGCGACCGCTCCCGGCGCGCCATCCTCGACGCCGCGCTCGCCCTCGTCGGAGAGGTCGGCTACAACAAGCTGACCATCGAGGCCATCGCCGCCCGCGCGGGCGTCGGCAAGCAGACCATCTACCGCTGGTGGCCCTCGAAGGCCGCCGTCCTCCTCGACGCCTCGCTCGCCCTCGCCGGGGACGCGGAGACGGAGGCCGGGTGGACCGGCTTCCCCGACACCGGGGATCTCGCGGCCGACCTGAAGCAGGTACTGCGGGCGACGGTCGACGAGTTCAACGACGAGAAGTACGAAGCCCCCGCACGCGCCCTGACGGCGGCCGGCGCCACCGACCCCGAGCTCGGCGCCCGCTTCACCGAGCAGCTGCTCGAACCCCAGCTCGCCCTGTACGAGGCCCGGCTGCGCACCGCCGTGGAGGCCGGCCGGCTCTCGCCGGACACGGACCTGCGGCTGATGGTGGAGATGCTCGTGGGTCCGCTCACCTACCGCTGGCTGATGCGCACCGCGCCCCTGACGCACGCCTACACCGACGCGCTCGTGGACCGGGTACTGGGCGGGGTGGCCAACGTCACCGCCCGATAGCGGGCAGGGAATCGAAGACCGGCCGAGAAGATATGGCCGAATTCTATGGTTATGTAGGGGTATCCGGTCGCGTATCTCCAACCCCCCGCTCGTCAAGAGCGGTCACCCGGGGCTCAGGATGGTGGGACGATGGGTTGGTCCGCCGGGGATACGGTGAGGTGAGGGGATAGATGGGGTCTGAGTCCGGCCGCGTCAAACGCGGCGAGCAGAGCAGGATTTCCCAGTGGCTGCGCCGGCGGCAGAAACCCACCGCCGAGGATCCCGGAGCGGAGCGCGAGGCGCTCCTCCTGGCCGTCGCCGCCGCGGGCCTGCCGCTCGCCCCCGCCGCCCATC comes from Streptomyces virginiae and encodes:
- the ddaH gene encoding dimethylargininase, with protein sequence MEERRFSPALVPSRESREEPSLRRDATPRRYLMCPPAHFKVTYSINPWMDPTKPVDLPLALAQWEDLRDRYRSLGHIVETLEPDPALPDMVFAANGALVVDGRVLGARFAYPERTAEAERHLDWFRGNGYTDIHEPSHVNEGEGDFAVTEHYILAGRGFRSSPLSHDEAQEFFGRPVIGLDLVDPRYYHLDTALSVLDGDEIMYYPEAFSPGSRGVLRRLFPDALIADGRDAAALGLNAVSDGLHVLLPQAATGLLEPLRDRGFEPVPMDLGELLKGGGSVKCCTQELRP
- a CDS encoding TetR/AcrR family transcriptional regulator: MPKTPDATRRSDRSRRAILDAALALVGEVGYNKLTIEAIAARAGVGKQTIYRWWPSKAAVLLDASLALAGDAETEAGWTGFPDTGDLAADLKQVLRATVDEFNDEKYEAPARALTAAGATDPELGARFTEQLLEPQLALYEARLRTAVEAGRLSPDTDLRLMVEMLVGPLTYRWLMRTAPLTHAYTDALVDRVLGGVANVTAR